In Lacibacter sp. H375, one DNA window encodes the following:
- a CDS encoding glycoside hydrolase family 97 protein, whose amino-acid sequence MRIVIALLFIVTFCTSVAAQVGITSPDKKITVQIAVNAEGAIKYSLRHNQTEVLLSSSLGLTTTSSDFSKGMELVSASTVQPVSSNYTMIYAKRKQNTYTANKRTIKFRNSNGQLMDIVFQVSNNAVAFQYVITNKTTVAENITAELTTYHFPLTAKAWLQPMQVSKTGWEQTNPAYEEHYVQDVAVGTKSPSAAGWIYPALFRNNNTWALITEASVDATDCATRLKAESPDGEYAVVFPDPREIITGKGLLPTFQANYTSPWRIISIGSLATIIESTAGTDLANPSVVKNTSFIKPGKSSWSWINSKDDFIVYDEQKKYIDFAAKMNWQYCLIDADWDRKIGYEKIKELADYAKTKNVGLLLWYNSAGDWNTVKYTPRNLLLTTESRSKEFQRLKDIGIKGVKIDFFAGDGQSVIAYYLDILKDAAKYELLVNFHGATLPRGWSRTFPHLMTTEAVRGFEMITFGQGDADKEATHCAMLPFTRNAFDPMDFTPMNLYKIQTKVQRKTTSAFELATSVLFLSGIQHFAESPDGMEHVPANIQQFLKELPTTWDDVKFIDGFPGKYVVIARKYKNKWYIAGINAQQSSQTIDLNLSLFKKQKASLITEGDAPLSFIEKKLTGKGKQKISIQPSGGFVLVLE is encoded by the coding sequence ATGCGTATCGTGATTGCCTTGTTATTCATTGTTACATTCTGTACTTCTGTTGCTGCACAAGTAGGTATTACAAGTCCGGATAAAAAAATAACAGTACAGATTGCTGTAAATGCTGAAGGCGCTATTAAATACAGCCTACGTCATAATCAAACAGAAGTTTTACTTTCCTCTTCGTTAGGACTAACGACAACATCTTCCGATTTTTCAAAAGGAATGGAACTTGTGAGTGCATCAACTGTTCAACCGGTTAGCAGCAACTACACAATGATCTATGCCAAGAGAAAACAAAATACTTATACAGCAAATAAACGCACCATTAAATTCAGGAACAGCAATGGCCAATTGATGGATATTGTTTTCCAGGTATCGAATAATGCAGTTGCGTTTCAGTATGTTATTACAAACAAAACAACTGTTGCCGAAAACATAACTGCCGAATTAACAACTTATCATTTTCCGCTTACCGCAAAAGCCTGGTTACAACCCATGCAGGTTTCAAAAACAGGATGGGAGCAAACCAATCCTGCATACGAAGAACATTATGTACAGGATGTAGCTGTTGGAACGAAATCACCTTCAGCAGCAGGATGGATCTATCCCGCCTTGTTCCGCAATAATAATACCTGGGCATTGATCACCGAAGCGTCGGTTGATGCGACTGATTGTGCAACAAGGTTAAAAGCTGAATCGCCCGATGGAGAATATGCTGTCGTATTTCCAGATCCGAGAGAGATCATCACAGGTAAAGGATTGTTACCAACATTTCAAGCGAACTACACTTCTCCTTGGCGCATTATCAGTATTGGAAGTTTGGCGACTATCATTGAATCAACAGCAGGAACAGATCTTGCTAATCCATCGGTCGTAAAAAATACTTCATTCATCAAACCCGGTAAATCATCGTGGAGCTGGATCAATTCAAAAGATGATTTCATTGTGTACGATGAACAGAAAAAGTATATCGACTTTGCTGCAAAGATGAATTGGCAATATTGTTTAATTGATGCCGACTGGGATCGTAAGATCGGCTATGAAAAAATTAAAGAGTTGGCTGATTATGCAAAGACAAAAAACGTTGGCTTGTTGCTGTGGTATAATTCTGCAGGTGATTGGAATACGGTGAAGTACACACCACGAAATTTATTGCTCACGACGGAAAGTCGTTCAAAAGAATTTCAGCGCTTGAAAGACATAGGCATCAAAGGAGTGAAGATCGATTTCTTTGCAGGCGACGGTCAATCGGTGATTGCTTATTACTTAGATATTTTAAAAGATGCAGCGAAGTATGAGTTACTGGTAAATTTTCATGGTGCCACATTGCCTAGAGGCTGGTCAAGAACTTTTCCGCACCTAATGACAACGGAAGCGGTACGTGGTTTTGAAATGATCACGTTTGGGCAGGGTGATGCCGATAAAGAAGCTACACATTGTGCCATGCTACCATTCACACGCAACGCATTCGACCCAATGGATTTTACACCCATGAATCTGTATAAGATCCAAACGAAAGTTCAACGAAAAACAACTTCAGCTTTTGAATTAGCAACATCGGTATTATTTCTTTCAGGCATTCAACACTTTGCTGAATCACCCGATGGCATGGAACATGTACCTGCAAATATTCAGCAGTTTTTAAAGGAATTACCAACAACCTGGGATGATGTAAAATTCATTGATGGATTCCCCGGGAAGTATGTAGTAATTGCCCGTAAGTACAAAAACAAATGGTATATCGCAGGGATCAATGCACAGCAATCTTCGCAAACGATCGACCTAAATCTTTCTCTGTTCAAAAAGCAAAAGGCAAGCTTAATTACAGAGGGTGACGCCCCATTATCATTCATTGAGAAAAAGCTGACCGGCAAAGGGAAACAGAAGATTTCCATTCAACCATCGGGCGGATTTGTACTGGTGCTGGAGTAA
- a CDS encoding SDR family NAD(P)-dependent oxidoreductase, translating to MSMFQLTGKTAIITGGGSGIGRAISTMFAKQGAVVFIFDLDENGSAATVTEIEEKGGKAVAVILNISDQQAIKTAVKKIIDQHQHIDILVNNAGVAHVGTADSTNEEDFTRLFNINVKGVYNCLHEIIPFMKAQQKGVVLNMCSIAASVGITDRFAYSMSKGAVLGMTLSAARDYLAYNIRVNSISPARVFTPFVEGFIAKNYPGKEEEIFDKLSKSQPLGRMGTTDEVAHLALYLCSDEAGFVTGCDYPLDGGFIKLNN from the coding sequence ATGAGCATGTTTCAATTAACAGGTAAAACAGCAATTATTACAGGAGGCGGCAGCGGTATTGGCCGGGCCATTTCAACTATGTTTGCTAAGCAGGGCGCTGTTGTTTTTATTTTTGATTTAGATGAGAATGGTTCTGCTGCAACAGTAACTGAAATTGAAGAGAAAGGTGGAAAAGCAGTAGCTGTGATTCTTAACATCTCTGATCAGCAGGCGATCAAAACAGCTGTAAAAAAAATTATCGATCAACATCAACACATTGATATTTTGGTGAACAATGCTGGTGTTGCACATGTGGGAACTGCCGATTCAACCAATGAAGAAGATTTTACCCGACTGTTTAACATCAATGTAAAAGGTGTTTATAATTGTTTGCACGAGATCATTCCGTTTATGAAAGCACAACAGAAAGGTGTGGTGCTGAATATGTGTTCTATTGCAGCGTCTGTAGGTATTACTGATCGCTTTGCATACAGCATGAGCAAGGGCGCAGTGTTAGGTATGACGCTGTCTGCAGCACGTGATTATCTCGCATACAATATTCGTGTAAACAGTATTTCTCCTGCACGTGTGTTTACTCCGTTTGTTGAAGGGTTTATTGCAAAAAACTATCCCGGTAAAGAAGAAGAAATATTCGATAAGTTATCGAAGAGTCAACCACTAGGACGTATGGGAACAACTGATGAAGTAGCGCATTTAGCCTTATATCTCTGCAGTGATGAGGCAGGATTTGTAACTGGTTGTGATTACCCATTGGATGGTGGTTTTATAAAACTAAATAACTGA
- a CDS encoding fumarylacetoacetate hydrolase family protein, protein MKLIRFGEAGKEKPGVMLSTICYDVSAHVNDYDEDFFANDGLKKLEQLVATAKLPVVTVDRYGCPVKRPSKIVCIGLNYSDHAKETGATPPPEPVIFFKATTAIVGPNDEVMIPRDSVKTDWEVELAVVIGKKASYVDEAEAMDYVAGYCLHNDISEREFQLERSGTWDKGKGCDTFAPIGPWLVTKDEVENVHALRLWLTLNGEKMQDGTTANLIFNVPFLVSYVSKFMTLLPGDIISTGTPAGVGLGMNPQVYLKPGDVMELGIDGLGTSKQTVIAFKK, encoded by the coding sequence ATGAAACTGATACGTTTTGGAGAAGCCGGCAAAGAAAAACCAGGTGTCATGTTAAGCACTATTTGCTACGATGTTTCTGCACATGTAAATGATTACGACGAAGACTTCTTTGCAAATGATGGTTTGAAAAAATTAGAACAGCTGGTTGCAACAGCAAAATTGCCGGTTGTAACTGTTGATCGTTATGGATGTCCAGTAAAACGTCCTTCTAAAATTGTATGTATTGGTTTAAACTATAGTGATCATGCAAAAGAAACAGGAGCAACACCACCGCCGGAACCTGTGATCTTCTTTAAAGCAACCACAGCTATTGTAGGTCCCAATGATGAAGTAATGATTCCACGTGATTCTGTAAAAACAGATTGGGAAGTAGAGCTGGCAGTAGTGATCGGTAAAAAAGCTTCGTATGTAGATGAAGCAGAAGCGATGGATTATGTAGCAGGTTATTGTTTGCACAACGATATCAGCGAACGTGAATTTCAATTAGAACGCAGCGGCACATGGGATAAAGGAAAAGGTTGTGATACTTTTGCACCAATTGGTCCATGGCTTGTTACAAAAGATGAAGTAGAAAATGTGCATGCACTTCGTTTGTGGTTAACATTGAATGGAGAAAAAATGCAGGACGGCACCACAGCTAACCTCATCTTCAATGTACCTTTCCTTGTTTCGTATGTAAGCAAATTCATGACACTGTTACCCGGCGACATTATTTCAACCGGAACACCTGCTGGTGTTGGTTTGGGAATGAATCCGCAAGTGTATCTCAAACCAGGCGATGTAATGGAACTCGGCATTGACGGCTTGGGAACATCGAAACAAACTGTAATTGCATTTAAAAAATAA
- the fucP gene encoding L-fucose:H+ symporter permease, with translation MTDQKNKPYLFAFALVTSLFFLWGFVHNLDPILIPHLKRSFTLTTTQSTLIDSSVFIAYFVMALPAGFIMKRFGYKVGIISGLLLFAIGSFMFLPAADYQSYTYFLVALFIIACGLTILETAANPYAAVLGDPATSTQRLNFAQSFNGLAAALAPVIGARIILTKGHSDAELSVMTDAARKLALASEAASVKMPYMILGIVLVVVAILFAITHLPKLNTDPTHTSSKSIFHAFKHKHLTWAVIAQFFYVGAQVSVFSLFILYAEKSASLTQVTAADYLGACGIAFLIGRFLGTFFMRYILPEKLLAIYAAISTILCLVAIFATGMITVYAVIGICFFMSIMFPTIFSLGIKDLKGDTEYGSSLIIMSIVGGAILPRFFGNISDWTGNIQHGYIIPLICFVVILLFGWTGHKVVSTDK, from the coding sequence ATGACTGATCAAAAAAATAAGCCGTACCTCTTTGCGTTTGCTTTAGTAACCAGTTTGTTTTTTTTGTGGGGGTTCGTACACAACCTCGATCCAATTTTGATTCCGCATCTGAAACGGTCATTTACTTTAACAACAACACAATCTACCCTGATTGATTCCTCTGTTTTTATTGCCTACTTCGTAATGGCATTGCCTGCAGGATTCATTATGAAACGATTCGGTTATAAGGTCGGCATCATTTCCGGCTTGTTGTTGTTTGCAATTGGGTCATTTATGTTTTTACCTGCGGCCGATTATCAATCCTATACTTATTTTCTTGTTGCCTTGTTCATTATTGCCTGCGGTTTAACTATTCTTGAAACAGCGGCAAATCCTTATGCTGCAGTTTTAGGTGATCCGGCAACATCTACACAACGACTCAATTTTGCTCAATCATTCAATGGATTAGCCGCAGCATTAGCACCAGTAATCGGCGCACGTATTATTTTAACAAAAGGACACAGTGATGCCGAATTAAGTGTTATGACAGATGCTGCAAGAAAACTGGCTTTAGCTTCAGAGGCTGCATCGGTAAAGATGCCGTATATGATTCTTGGAATTGTTTTGGTAGTAGTAGCTATTTTATTTGCTATTACCCATTTGCCCAAACTGAATACCGATCCTACACATACTTCCAGCAAGAGTATTTTTCATGCGTTTAAACACAAGCATTTAACATGGGCTGTAATAGCGCAATTCTTTTATGTTGGTGCACAGGTATCTGTGTTTAGCTTGTTTATTCTGTATGCTGAAAAGTCCGCATCATTAACACAAGTTACAGCAGCCGATTATTTGGGCGCTTGTGGAATTGCATTTTTGATCGGCCGTTTCTTAGGAACATTTTTCATGCGCTATATTTTACCTGAAAAACTATTAGCGATTTATGCAGCAATCAGTACAATACTTTGTCTCGTTGCTATTTTTGCGACAGGAATGATCACGGTGTACGCAGTCATTGGCATCTGTTTCTTTATGTCAATCATGTTTCCAACGATCTTCTCACTCGGTATTAAAGACTTAAAGGGTGATACTGAATATGGAAGTAGTTTAATTATTATGTCAATTGTTGGAGGTGCCATTCTTCCAAGGTTTTTCGGAAACATCAGTGATTGGACGGGAAATATCCAACACGGTTATATCATTCCGTTAATCTGCTTTGTAGTTATTCTATTGTTTGGCTGGACAGGACACAAAGTGGTTTCAACTGATAAATAA
- a CDS encoding L-rhamnose mutarotase codes for MKRFCLAVDLKEDAQLIAEYEKYHERLWPEIEASIKDSGIIGLEIYRIENRLFMIMETNDNFSFEVKAAADASNEKVQEWETLMWKYQQALPTAKKGEKWIMMKKIFDLNNQP; via the coding sequence ATGAAACGTTTTTGTTTAGCCGTTGATTTAAAAGAAGATGCACAGCTCATTGCTGAGTATGAAAAATACCATGAGCGTCTATGGCCGGAAATAGAAGCATCCATTAAAGATTCGGGAATCATTGGCCTGGAAATTTATCGAATTGAAAATCGTCTTTTCATGATCATGGAAACAAACGACAACTTTTCGTTTGAAGTGAAAGCTGCTGCTGATGCTTCCAATGAAAAAGTACAGGAGTGGGAAACGCTTATGTGGAAGTATCAGCAGGCATTACCCACAGCGAAGAAAGGAGAGAAGTGGATCATGATGAAAAAAATATTCGACTTAAATAATCAGCCATGA
- a CDS encoding amidohydrolase family protein: MKIIDTHQHFWKYDPVNYSWINDDMQVIRKDFLPGDLAVVVNEHKLTGTIAVQADQTEEETDWLLKLAGNNDFIQGVVGWVDLRSSNIDDRLQHYQQFKKLKGFRHVLQGEEPSFMLQKDFLKGISKLNQFGFAYDILIFPQHLEAALQLVAQFPQQRFVVDHVAKPYIKDGKIDEWKTGMKQLAQHSNVYCKISGMVTEADWKNWTAGQLKPYIDVVADSFGLDRIMYGSDWPVCLVASSYKKWLQTVKDYFNSYSAEEQEKVFSGNAIKFYNL, from the coding sequence ATGAAGATCATCGATACACATCAGCATTTCTGGAAATACGATCCGGTGAATTACAGCTGGATCAATGATGATATGCAGGTGATTAGAAAAGATTTTTTACCGGGTGACCTTGCTGTTGTTGTTAACGAACATAAACTAACTGGCACAATAGCTGTACAAGCCGATCAGACAGAAGAAGAAACCGATTGGTTATTAAAACTGGCAGGAAACAATGATTTTATTCAAGGCGTTGTTGGCTGGGTGGATCTCCGGAGCAGCAATATTGACGATCGTTTGCAGCATTACCAACAATTCAAAAAACTGAAAGGTTTTCGTCATGTGTTACAGGGCGAAGAACCTTCGTTCATGTTGCAGAAAGATTTTCTCAAAGGCATCAGTAAACTTAATCAGTTTGGTTTTGCCTATGACATCCTCATCTTTCCTCAACATCTTGAAGCTGCCTTGCAATTGGTTGCACAATTTCCACAGCAGCGTTTTGTTGTAGATCATGTTGCAAAACCATACATTAAAGATGGAAAGATCGATGAATGGAAAACAGGTATGAAGCAACTTGCACAACACAGCAATGTTTATTGCAAAATCAGTGGCATGGTTACAGAAGCTGACTGGAAAAACTGGACTGCAGGACAACTGAAACCATACATCGATGTCGTGGCTGACAGCTTTGGTCTCGATCGTATTATGTACGGCAGTGACTGGCCTGTATGCCTGGTTGCATCATCGTACAAAAAATGGTTGCAAACTGTAAAAGATTATTTCAATTCATATTCCGCCGAAGAGCAGGAAAAAGTTTTCAGTGGTAACGCTATCAAATTTTACAATCTCTAA